One Natrinema longum genomic window carries:
- a CDS encoding DUF7342 family protein: protein MPNTESPDDPPSFEDAFRDDDVEQRIYGTILQTREPATASAIAERAECDPKTARKYLGWFSDLGIVTRHDGHPTTYERNDAYFQWRRINQLAAEHTVDELQEHVRTLTTRITEYEDTYDATTPAAVDAVDAAETSDERTIDDVYGDLADWSTARDERKRYERARQQRAGADTDQASG, encoded by the coding sequence ATGCCCAATACAGAGTCTCCAGATGATCCCCCATCCTTTGAGGATGCGTTTCGTGACGATGACGTTGAACAGCGCATCTACGGGACAATCCTTCAGACTCGCGAGCCTGCAACGGCGAGCGCTATCGCAGAACGGGCCGAATGCGACCCGAAGACAGCCCGAAAGTATCTGGGCTGGTTCAGCGACCTCGGAATCGTTACGCGTCACGACGGCCATCCGACGACTTACGAGCGCAATGATGCATACTTCCAGTGGCGGCGCATCAATCAGCTCGCTGCCGAGCACACCGTCGACGAACTCCAAGAGCACGTCCGCACGCTCACGACACGGATTACCGAGTACGAAGACACGTACGATGCCACAACGCCGGCAGCCGTCGACGCCGTCGATGCTGCAGAGACGAGCGACGAACGGACGATCGACGATGTGTATGGCGATCTTGCCGACTGGTCGACCGCTCGAGATGAGCGCAAGCGCTACGAACGCGCCCGTCAGCAACGTGCTGGCGCTGATACCGACCAAGCATCCGGGTAA
- a CDS encoding DUF6653 family protein — MLPDFVWDRHSNPKSGWTRLLAYPLLIAAGYTRRWRVLGVTVLFVLLNPVLFPEPESPSDDWMATVVRAERQWSDRGRSFIGVGFPQVLNLVQLPVFAYNIYAVYERQPLETVVATAATMGLKLWFVAELVRRYDGADTASASRSGGRR, encoded by the coding sequence ATGCTGCCCGATTTCGTCTGGGACCGTCATTCGAACCCGAAAAGCGGGTGGACGCGGCTGCTCGCGTATCCGCTACTGATCGCGGCGGGCTACACGCGGCGGTGGCGCGTGCTCGGAGTGACGGTGCTGTTCGTCCTCCTGAATCCGGTGTTGTTCCCCGAACCCGAGTCGCCGTCGGACGACTGGATGGCCACCGTCGTCCGCGCCGAACGACAGTGGAGCGATCGCGGACGGTCGTTTATCGGCGTCGGCTTTCCGCAGGTGTTGAACCTCGTTCAGCTCCCGGTCTTCGCGTACAATATCTACGCCGTGTACGAGCGACAGCCCCTCGAGACGGTCGTCGCGACTGCGGCGACGATGGGGCTGAAACTGTGGTTCGTCGCCGAACTGGTCCGGCGGTACGACGGGGCGGACACCGCCTCGGCCAGCCGCTCCGGCGGGCGTCGCTGA
- a CDS encoding DUF309 domain-containing protein, which yields MDDHTRDPTVEPPDGNPTGWDPTAGRWEHATLRRATGHGVRLFNDGAFHESHDCFEDEWYNYGTGSLESRFCHGMVQVAAGAYKRVDFDNDDGMRSLFETARQYLQDVPTDYYGVDVRAVRTALTEALEDPTRIDGWAIPLDGERPDARAVDYEYADSLED from the coding sequence ATGGACGACCACACCCGCGACCCCACGGTCGAGCCGCCCGACGGGAATCCGACGGGCTGGGACCCCACTGCGGGTCGCTGGGAGCACGCGACGCTGCGCCGGGCGACCGGCCACGGCGTCAGGCTGTTCAATGACGGGGCGTTCCACGAGTCCCACGATTGCTTCGAGGACGAGTGGTACAACTACGGCACCGGCTCGCTCGAGAGCAGGTTCTGTCACGGGATGGTCCAGGTCGCTGCGGGGGCTTACAAACGCGTCGACTTCGACAACGACGACGGGATGCGGAGCCTCTTCGAGACCGCACGCCAGTACCTACAGGACGTCCCGACCGATTACTACGGGGTCGACGTCCGCGCGGTCCGAACGGCGCTTACCGAGGCCCTCGAGGACCCGACGCGGATCGACGGCTGGGCGATTCCACTCGACGGCGAGCGACCGGACGCTCGCGCCGTCGACTACGAGTACGCCGACTCGCTCGAGGACTGA
- a CDS encoding succinylglutamate desuccinylase/aspartoacylase domain-containing protein, whose amino-acid sequence MRVAQLGSGTPEIAVVAGIHGDEPCGVRAVERLLDDRPTVKRPVKLVVANEAALERQVRFIDEDLNRAFPGTPDAKTHEGQLANELVAELEGCLTFSMHSTQSHADPFAIVNGVSETAKDIVPQLPVTAMVETSNFAEGRLFSAIDTVEVECGLQGSETAAENADRLTRAFLTAVDALPGDTVRRELPVYRLVDVIRKGQADTYEVFVENFTEVDAGAPFAAADGDEQIADESFYPVLMSPNGYQDVFGYAAEKLEVLETPTAAD is encoded by the coding sequence ATGAGAGTCGCACAGCTCGGGTCGGGAACGCCGGAGATCGCAGTCGTCGCGGGTATCCACGGGGACGAACCCTGTGGCGTCCGCGCCGTCGAACGACTGCTCGACGACCGCCCGACCGTCAAACGGCCCGTCAAGCTCGTCGTCGCCAACGAGGCGGCCCTCGAGCGACAGGTGCGTTTTATCGACGAAGATCTCAATCGCGCGTTCCCCGGGACTCCGGACGCGAAGACACACGAAGGCCAGCTCGCGAACGAACTCGTCGCCGAACTCGAGGGGTGTCTCACGTTCTCGATGCATTCGACGCAGAGCCACGCCGACCCCTTCGCGATCGTCAACGGCGTCAGCGAGACGGCGAAAGACATCGTCCCGCAACTCCCCGTGACCGCCATGGTCGAGACGAGCAACTTCGCGGAGGGTCGGCTCTTCTCGGCCATCGATACGGTCGAAGTGGAGTGTGGACTGCAGGGCTCGGAGACGGCCGCCGAGAACGCCGACCGACTGACGCGTGCCTTTCTCACCGCAGTCGACGCGTTGCCCGGCGACACCGTCCGCCGCGAACTCCCCGTATACCGACTCGTCGACGTCATCCGAAAGGGCCAGGCCGACACCTACGAGGTCTTCGTCGAGAACTTCACGGAGGTCGATGCGGGGGCCCCCTTCGCCGCGGCCGACGGCGACGAACAGATCGCCGACGAGTCGTTCTACCCGGTCCTCATGTCCCCCAACGGCTACCAGGACGTGTTCGGCTACGCTGCGGAGAAACTCGAGGTTCTCGAGACGCCGACCGCGGCGGACTGA
- a CDS encoding glutaredoxin family protein — protein sequence MEFPPNQGQDQEEVTQQVTDAIEENDVVLFMKGTELMPQCGYSRKALGLIDQYRDEYETVDVLESLDEYRVALNEESGWETIPQTFVDGEFVGGSDILEELDERGELEATLTDV from the coding sequence ATGGAGTTCCCACCGAACCAGGGCCAGGATCAGGAAGAAGTCACCCAGCAGGTCACCGACGCCATCGAGGAAAACGACGTCGTCCTCTTCATGAAAGGCACCGAGCTGATGCCCCAGTGTGGGTACTCTCGGAAAGCGCTCGGCCTGATCGACCAGTACCGCGACGAGTACGAAACCGTCGACGTCCTCGAGTCCCTCGACGAGTACCGCGTGGCACTCAACGAGGAGAGCGGCTGGGAGACGATCCCACAGACCTTCGTCGACGGCGAGTTCGTCGGCGGCTCCGACATCCTCGAGGAACTCGACGAGCGTGGCGAACTCGAGGCGACGCTCACCGACGTTTAG
- a CDS encoding DUF7110 family protein — protein MSTEESRHVYRLHSTLELPLEDLRDHIDDATFPEGVTDVEITRRNNTLILKAVAEDQSVSKYTPTAQLKASVTENRVYEEDPDERRQKSFSWDEEEEEEIESELVEFAAFKGDRETVLQNSLLQYQMFLVLCGIAEAAEKGTLTAISEHDGDLEATRIVDGEPRPADIEVVEGPRDHGSGQGGVNWRDNKFITD, from the coding sequence ATGTCAACAGAGGAATCCAGACACGTTTATCGGCTCCACTCGACGCTCGAATTGCCCCTCGAAGATCTCCGCGATCATATCGACGACGCGACGTTCCCCGAGGGGGTCACCGACGTCGAGATCACGCGGCGTAACAACACGCTGATTCTGAAAGCGGTCGCCGAGGATCAGTCCGTTAGCAAGTACACCCCGACGGCCCAGCTCAAGGCCAGCGTCACGGAAAACCGGGTCTACGAGGAAGATCCGGACGAGCGCAGACAGAAATCGTTCAGCTGGGACGAAGAAGAGGAAGAGGAGATCGAGTCCGAACTCGTCGAGTTCGCCGCGTTCAAGGGCGACCGCGAGACCGTCCTCCAGAACTCGCTGCTCCAGTACCAGATGTTCCTCGTTCTCTGTGGGATCGCCGAAGCCGCCGAGAAAGGCACGCTGACGGCGATTTCGGAGCACGACGGCGATCTCGAGGCAACCCGGATCGTCGACGGCGAACCGCGTCCGGCCGACATCGAAGTCGTCGAAGGACCGCGCGACCACGGCTCGGGGCAGGGCGGCGTCAACTGGCGAGATAACAAGTTCATCACGGACTGA
- a CDS encoding PQQ-dependent sugar dehydrogenase → MGRSPSRRQVLSATIVGATAGVIGSAIGSATGDHDSPAAIDRLPETVALEPIVDGLESPLAVGFPPEDDRRYVAERDGRVVVHEQDGLLDDPLLDLRETVVTGGERGLLGLTLHPDFAENRRLFVHYSSPRRPGTPAAFDHTGVLAAFEVTDDGSRAKPQSERVILEVPQPQDYHNGGDIAFGPDGFLYVGIGAGGGGGGGGQDVTTDFLGSVLRLDVDERSGDRAYAVPDDNPLVDRAGLDEYYAWGFRNPWRLSFDDDDLFVADVGENDYEEVNLVEKGGNYGWNIKEGTHCYRDEDCPDETPADVRGGESLRDPIIEYPREATESGVAGVSVIGGYVYRGSELPALEDAYVFGDFLAAGRLFAATRPEDGTDLWPTTVVEVADGDRLEQLFSFGRDEAGELYVLGTGVDDGGLYRVIPAT, encoded by the coding sequence ATGGGACGATCACCGAGCCGACGGCAGGTCCTGTCGGCGACGATCGTCGGTGCAACGGCGGGGGTCATCGGATCCGCGATCGGGTCGGCCACCGGTGACCACGATTCGCCCGCGGCTATCGACCGGCTGCCGGAGACGGTGGCCCTCGAGCCGATAGTCGACGGGCTGGAGTCACCACTGGCCGTCGGATTCCCGCCCGAAGACGATCGGCGATACGTCGCAGAGCGGGACGGCCGCGTCGTCGTCCACGAGCAGGACGGCCTCCTCGACGACCCGTTACTCGACCTGCGCGAGACGGTCGTGACCGGTGGCGAACGAGGCCTGCTGGGATTGACGCTCCACCCTGACTTCGCGGAGAACCGCCGGCTATTCGTCCACTACAGTTCCCCGCGTCGACCGGGGACGCCGGCGGCGTTCGACCACACAGGTGTGCTCGCGGCGTTCGAAGTCACCGACGACGGCAGCCGAGCGAAACCGCAGTCCGAACGCGTGATTCTCGAGGTTCCACAGCCACAGGACTACCACAACGGCGGCGATATCGCGTTCGGGCCGGATGGCTTCCTCTACGTCGGGATCGGAGCCGGCGGCGGGGGTGGTGGCGGCGGGCAGGACGTGACCACGGATTTCCTCGGCAGCGTCTTGCGGCTCGACGTCGACGAGCGGAGCGGCGACCGAGCGTACGCCGTCCCGGATGACAACCCGTTAGTCGATCGCGCGGGGCTCGACGAGTACTACGCCTGGGGCTTTCGGAACCCGTGGCGGCTGTCGTTCGACGACGACGACCTCTTCGTCGCGGATGTCGGCGAGAACGACTACGAGGAAGTAAATCTCGTGGAGAAGGGCGGGAATTACGGCTGGAACATCAAAGAGGGAACCCACTGTTACCGTGACGAGGACTGTCCGGACGAGACGCCCGCCGATGTCCGGGGTGGCGAGTCGCTCCGCGATCCCATCATCGAGTATCCACGCGAGGCTACGGAATCGGGCGTGGCCGGCGTCTCAGTCATCGGCGGCTACGTATATCGGGGCAGTGAACTGCCGGCACTGGAGGACGCCTACGTCTTCGGTGATTTCCTGGCGGCGGGCCGGTTGTTCGCCGCCACCCGTCCCGAAGACGGGACCGACCTGTGGCCGACTACCGTCGTCGAGGTCGCCGACGGGGACCGCCTCGAGCAACTCTTCTCGTTTGGCCGTGACGAAGCGGGGGAGTTGTACGTGCTCGGAACGGGGGTCGACGACGGTGGCCTCTATCGGGTGATCCCCGCCACGTGA
- a CDS encoding DUF7577 domain-containing protein, with amino-acid sequence MDDPGSYELLGRLAVAGFVMIAPTLCFLGLVRGLERLRDDDLINGWARTRGSNHDITDQDDVLAVLARGVGIEADDSSTVRCPACGTPNRAGVTFCHDCQGRLGSP; translated from the coding sequence ATGGACGATCCGGGATCGTACGAACTCCTCGGCCGCCTCGCCGTGGCAGGGTTCGTGATGATCGCCCCGACGCTTTGCTTTCTGGGGCTGGTCAGGGGGCTCGAGCGGTTACGCGACGACGATCTGATCAACGGGTGGGCACGAACTCGTGGGAGCAACCACGACATCACGGACCAAGACGACGTCCTCGCCGTGCTGGCACGCGGCGTCGGCATCGAGGCTGACGACTCGTCGACCGTCCGGTGTCCGGCGTGTGGAACGCCGAATCGGGCGGGCGTCACGTTTTGTCACGACTGCCAGGGCCGGCTCGGATCGCCCTGA
- a CDS encoding SDR family NAD(P)-dependent oxidoreductase, whose translation MTDVDGETIIVTGASKGLGRSMALHLSGLGANVVLVARSEDELEAVAADAEGETLVAPADVRDADAVDDVVRSTIDRFGGIDTLINNAGVPGEHFGDERGSLLNVDEDEWTRIMDINVNGVYRFTKRVLEAMLEADQPSGNVLNVSSGLGRYAVPNAAPYITSKWGLEGFTRAIALEVEDDGINVNAIDPGGRVNTQIWEHLPEDERTEILQPDVMDDAAASLAAQGPDGVTGESKTTEEWEAHFE comes from the coding sequence ATGACGGATGTAGACGGCGAGACGATCATCGTTACTGGCGCGAGCAAGGGACTCGGACGCTCGATGGCACTGCATCTCTCGGGGCTCGGTGCGAACGTCGTCCTCGTCGCCCGAAGCGAGGACGAACTCGAGGCCGTCGCGGCGGACGCCGAGGGCGAGACGCTGGTCGCGCCGGCGGACGTTCGCGACGCCGACGCCGTCGACGACGTCGTCCGGTCGACGATCGATCGGTTCGGCGGTATCGACACCCTGATCAACAACGCCGGCGTCCCAGGGGAACACTTCGGCGACGAACGCGGCTCGCTCCTCAACGTCGACGAAGACGAGTGGACCCGCATCATGGATATCAACGTCAACGGCGTCTACCGGTTCACGAAGCGGGTCCTCGAGGCGATGCTCGAGGCCGATCAGCCCTCGGGGAACGTCCTGAACGTCTCCTCGGGACTCGGAAGATACGCGGTCCCCAACGCCGCACCCTATATCACGTCGAAATGGGGACTCGAGGGGTTCACCCGTGCGATCGCGCTCGAGGTCGAAGACGACGGGATCAACGTCAACGCGATCGACCCCGGCGGCCGGGTCAACACGCAGATCTGGGAGCACCTGCCCGAGGACGAACGCACGGAGATCCTGCAACCCGACGTGATGGACGACGCCGCCGCGTCGCTCGCGGCGCAGGGACCCGACGGCGTGACCGGCGAATCGAAGACCACCGAGGAGTGGGAAGCACACTTCGAATAA